The Fictibacillus marinisediminis genome segment GTGAAGGGGGGTACTTCACCACGTGAAGGGGAAAGAAAAAGAATTAAAGAAAAAGAACTTAAAGAAAAAGAATTAAAGAATCTATCTATCAAAGAGCAGCTTAAAAACTTTGTTCAAACAAACAACTTAACAGGATTAGAAAAGCAAAGATTGATTGATAGATTGACTAATTATCCTCCAAAGGTAAATTTTCTTTCTTACGCTTCCAAAACGTTAGACAGCATTAGAAAAGAAATAGCAGAAGAGGAGAAACAACAGAAAAAATCAGCAACACTTCCGGAATGGTTAAAAGAAGATGAAAAGAAAGAAGAAGCAGCTGCAACAGATCAGAGCCAGGAAGAAGAAGCAAATAAGAAATGGCTTGAAGAATTATTAAAAGAGGGTTTCTAAAAAACATAAAGCAAAGTGCTATTAATATAAACTTAATAGCACTTTATTTTATTTAGCAAAGAATATGTAATATAAAATCAATAGCAAATAACTTCTAAAAGTGCTAGCATATAGTTAGTATTTTACTTTTGCTATTGAAAGGGGTTTATATAGTGCTAGTAAAAGATATATTAAAAATGACCTATGAAATGAAAATAGCTGAAATTGCTAAAGATCATTTACCATTCGGGGAAAAGAAGTTAAGGGATTTTTTAAAAAGTATCGGTGCAAAGCCCCAGAACGGTAAAAAGGGTTGGTTGTATGATGATGTGGAAGAAAATTACTTGCAGGCAGACATAAATGAATTAATGGGGAACGGATCAGCAGCTCCTGGAGAACCAAAGAAGGAAAAAAAAGAGGTAAAAAAAGTGGAAAGTGTTCAGAAAAAAGAAAGCAGCCTTTCAGCTATGTTATCTTCTGATCAAAATAAAAAACGGGTTTACAAGGGATATTATTTGGATGAGGACGTTCACTCCGTTATAGAAAAAGCACCCAACAAGACTCAATTTGTAAACGCAGCATTAAGGCAAATATTTAAACAAGAAGGCTTACTGTAAAAAAATCAAAAATAAAAAGGGTGTTCAGCCGGATTTTCAGACCAGGCAGAACACCCTTTTTTCATGTAAAAACGTGTGGTTTTTAAATATAAGTATATATTAATTTTTGCACGGGTTTTCGAATTTCCTTGCTAACTTTGTGATAGGGAATATACAAAAACGAAGATTTGTTTTCTGGGGGTAATTTTAAAAAAATAAAAGTTTTGGCATATACAACTATTATTTCCTTGTGGTAAATTCGAGGTAACAAAAGAGCAAATAAAAAAGTTGCAGTCTCACAACGGTTTGGCGACCGTGGTAAGGATTACAGGTACAGACATACCTTGCAACCAGGAAATTCCCACTACAACTCTAACTAGAAGTATATTCTTTTATTGTAAATTGTAAAGGGAACAAGGGTTTGTTATGTCTGTGTGTCTAAACGCAGATATAACAAACCCTTTTTTATTTGGCTTTTAGGGGTGAAAAGATGACAGAACCACAAGTAGTAGTTCCGGTGGAGATCAGAGAGGTAACAAAGATTGAAACCGAAAAAGGCACGATCAACGTTATCCATGAAGTAACCCTGGGGGACTTGATTATCTCAACCATTCTCCTGGCTTCCTTAATTTTCATGGTTCTTAGCCGGGTTATTAGGAGGAACTAGGGATGTTTGAAACAGTCAATCAGACTCCAAAAGAAATCATCTTTATCTATATCGTGTTTATGGCAGCCTGTTTTGTGACCTATCCACTCATTAGGTTAATAACAACAGCGATGGAAAAGGGGCTGAATAAATGGAGATAGGCGGTTTAATGGCTTACGCCTTCAAAGTTTTTTTAGGAAACCCCGACATTATGGCTGCTTTAATCACATGGGCGGTAATTTCAACCCTAGCATTAACAGTCATAGAGATTTTTAAAGAAACAAGGCTATGAAAGGGGCTAGGTTAAATTGAATTTATCGGGCGTGTGGGATTGGACGTTCTTCTGGAACTCTTTTGGATTCATCCTTAAAACAGTCGCTTCCTTCTTAATGATTATTGTGGCGATTATTGCGGTCGGCTTGCTTCTAAGTGTAGTTATCAAAGCCGTAAAAAATAGCAGGGAATAGCTGCATGAAACAAATTGATTTTTACACTTCTGACAATATGGCACAGTTTTGGGATTTTACAAAGGGACTGCTTCAAACGACAGCACCAGGCATTATGCTTTGGTTTGCGGTGACAGCGGTCGGAATTGTACTCACGATCATTGTAAAAGCGTTTAGGCAATCATCCAAAGAGGATGATGAAGATGATGAAATTGAAGTAAGGCATTACTAATCGTTAATAACCGGGGCTTCCTGGTCATTATATAAAACCAAAAAATTCATTTTCCACAAGGAGGAAAAACATTATGCCAGGTTTAGGATTGTATTTAGGTGCAGCAGTTGACTTCTCAGGAATTACACTTCCGTTTTCAGTGTCTGATCTTGTAGGAAGCGGTAACGCTCTTCTAGGTCTTGTAGGTTCATTCGTACTTCTAGGACTTGCTTTTGCTTTCGTTCCAAAAATTATCAAGATCATCAGAAATGCCTTCGGACAAGGCGGACGTGCTTAAGATATTTAATCCATTCATCAGCAGAGAAAGGGGGTTTATCCCATGCCAATGATTTTAGGTGCAGCTATTAGTTTCGGTTCTTTATCTCTTCCTTTCGATGTTGCTGATCTTGTAGGAAGCGGTAACGCTCTTCTAGGGCTTGTAGGTTCTTTTGTTCTTCTAGGACTTGCTTTCGCTTTCGTTCCAAAGATTATCAAAATCATCAGAAACGCCTTCGGACAAGGCGGGCGTGCTTAAATGGCAGCCTTTAAAAAGGGGGGCAGTAGATACCTGTTCCCCCTTTTTTCATACCGGAAACCGTGCGGTATTTAATAGCATAAAAAACCCGTAGGAAGTGATGTTTTGAGTAGAGTTTTCAAGAGGCTTTCTTTTTTTATGCCTTTCCTGGTTCTCTTTTACGCTTCTACAGCTTCGGCAGCGTTTTACAGCTCCTTCAAGTATGACTCTTCCAGTGATATGTATGTGATGGATTTATCCGGCACTACCTGGGATTCCGTCAATATCGTTTATAAGGCAACGAACGGCGGAACGATCTTCAATGACACGCAATCGAACAACGGCAGCGGAACACAGTATTTTGTTTGTAACGGTTCGGCGACGCTTAAATTTTATGATGGCAGCGACCTGGTCAACACTTCAACGGTCACTATGTCCCAAATTCAGAGCGAACGTTCAGCGTGTGCAGCTGAAGCACCGCCAGGGGATTCCGGGGGCGGTGGAAGTTCCGGGGGAGGAAGCAGCTGCATTGGTTGTGAGGTATTCAACTGTCCTGGATGGGATGAATACATGGGAAAGGTTAATCAGATTATCGGGGCAATACCTCCTGCACCGGATTGGGACGAGATCGCCAAGAAGTTTAGAGACACGATAGCACCCAGGGTAAAAGCGGATATGGAGGACTTGCTCGGATATGCACCAACTCCACCAGGAGCACCGGACGCCCCAAACGTCCCGATTCCGACAGTGCCGGGGAAACCGACAGCCCCTTCTCTTCCTGCTGATCTGGACGACAGAGGGATAAAACCGCCAACAGGAAATGAAGATCCCGGATTGAAGGATTCGGTATTTACAGAGGACGACATAAAAAAGCAAGCCCCAGTTATTAAACAGCGAACAGACCCGACAGGGGGCTTTAAAATATTAGACCCTATATCCGGTCTTCCTTCACAAGAAGAGTTTGAAAAGAATAAACCGGATGAAGGTTCTGCACCGTTGCCAGGCGACCCCAAAGAGCTTGAAAACAAGTCTCCTTATCCTTCGGAAGATAGCAACACCGCACCAACGCCGGACGAAGGAAGCAATACAGCGCCTACTCCGGACGAGGACGAAAACAAAGCACCGACACCGGACGACAGCAGCGGCACAGCACCGATACCGGATGAGAGCGGCACAGCCCCTTTACCGGACGAGAGTGGGACTGCACCATTGCCGGACGAAAGAGGCACAGCCCCTTTACCTGGTGATTAGAAAGGAGTGAGAGAAGAATTGATAAAGAGTCAAAAGAAAGTATCATTGCTGCTGATTCTTGCCATAGTCCTTTCGTTTTTTCCGACAGGATTAAAAGCCCTGGCAGCGGATAAAACCACATCAGACCTTTTAAGTGGTAAGAATATGAATTTAGGGAGTTCGCAAAACGGAAGCGAACTAGGGACGACAAACTTAATTACCGATAATGACCCGGCGACTTATTACCAAAGGGCTGTTACTGGGAATACGAGTTACATTAGTTATTCATTTCCGGCTCTGGTTGATATTGAGAGTATTTCTCTAAAGATGGACGTTATTAGTGGAAATTCGCCGAGTGTTTATCTCTATTATGGGAACGGAGGAATGGCACTGAATAAAAGTGTGTCGGGGAATTTTAGCGGAATAATACCAGGTTCTTTGGCAGGGGCAATAAAGAATCTTGTCATTTTGATTCCTTCTAATACAGCTGTAAAAGTATATGATCTCAAAATCACAGGTTCATCCACTGACCCGGTTATTACGTTGCCCAAAAACGCTAATGACTTTGTGCTGATCGAGGCAAGAAATGAACCAGGGGATAAAGTGACATTTACCTGGAAAACAGACGGAACGTTCAATCAAGGGAAAATTCAGATCAATGGCTATATGGGGGGGAATTACCCTTTGAGTTCCGGCGGTTTTGCTACAGAAACTGTCACTATAACAGATGATAACTTCAATGCAACAAGGGATTCTTTTTTTAAAAATGACATGATAGCCCTTAAAATGTCCGGTCCTTATACTGGTTCTCTCTATTCCGTTGCAATCAACGGTAAGTATGTAGGGATGGCGGAATATAAAGACACAACGCCCCCAGCGGATATAAAAAACCTCAATACAACAAAGATTACCGACTCCGGGGCTTCCTTCTCCTGGACAGAACCAACAGACACCGATTTTAATTCAGTGCAAATATACCGGAACGGAACGTTAATAAAAGAAGTGTATAAAGGTACTTCAACTTTTTCAGATAGTGGTTTGAGTGCTTCAACCAACTACACTTATAAATTTAAAGCCGTTGATAAAAGTGGCAATGCTTCAGCAGGAGTAGAAGCCAGTATTAAAACGAACGTTCCGCCGGACACAACGCCCCCGGCGAATGTAACGAACCTGGAAGGAATACCAACAGAGGACACCATCACATTAAGTTGGAAAAACCCTCCGGATTATGATTTTGCTAAGGTCAAAATTTACGAAGATGGAATATACACCAAAACAGTTACAGCAGAGGAAGCACCGAAGGCATTTTTTGACGGATTGAAGCCCGAAACAAGCTATACCTTTAAAGTGACTTCTCTTGATGATGTTGGAAACGAAAGTTTAGGGGCTTCAATCACAGTCAAGACGTTAGCAGTACCGGAGCTTACGGATATATCTGATCTGTCAGCGACTTCTAAATATGACCGGGTTAGGTTGTCCTGGAAGCTGCCGGAAAGTAAATACTTTCATCATGTGAAGATCTATCGGAAAGAAAACAAGAGCAGCAGCCCTTCCCTGTTCGGTGAAGTTTTCGGCGGTGAGAAAGTATATGCAGCAGATACCGCAGACGGATATACGCCCTACTTTGAAACAGACGGTACATATTGGGTGGATTTAACGGTAAAGCCGGACACGGAATATAAATACAAATTAACTGCGATAGATACTCGTTCACACGAAACTAAAGGGCTTGAAGTGACAGTAAAAACACCGGCAGAAGTTCCGCCTGTTATGGATGGAGTGGATTTTTCAGAAGATAAAACCACCGGAGACTACACTATCACCTGGGACAA includes the following:
- a CDS encoding PTS ascorbate transporter subunit IIC, with protein sequence MNLSGVWDWTFFWNSFGFILKTVASFLMIIVAIIAVGLLLSVVIKAVKNSRE
- a CDS encoding fibronectin type III domain-containing protein encodes the protein MIKSQKKVSLLLILAIVLSFFPTGLKALAADKTTSDLLSGKNMNLGSSQNGSELGTTNLITDNDPATYYQRAVTGNTSYISYSFPALVDIESISLKMDVISGNSPSVYLYYGNGGMALNKSVSGNFSGIIPGSLAGAIKNLVILIPSNTAVKVYDLKITGSSTDPVITLPKNANDFVLIEARNEPGDKVTFTWKTDGTFNQGKIQINGYMGGNYPLSSGGFATETVTITDDNFNATRDSFFKNDMIALKMSGPYTGSLYSVAINGKYVGMAEYKDTTPPADIKNLNTTKITDSGASFSWTEPTDTDFNSVQIYRNGTLIKEVYKGTSTFSDSGLSASTNYTYKFKAVDKSGNASAGVEASIKTNVPPDTTPPANVTNLEGIPTEDTITLSWKNPPDYDFAKVKIYEDGIYTKTVTAEEAPKAFFDGLKPETSYTFKVTSLDDVGNESLGASITVKTLAVPELTDISDLSATSKYDRVRLSWKLPESKYFHHVKIYRKENKSSSPSLFGEVFGGEKVYAADTADGYTPYFETDGTYWVDLTVKPDTEYKYKLTAIDTRSHETKGLEVTVKTPAEVPPVMDGVDFSEDKTTGDYTITWDKPTTGKVKILVGGTEYKQVSADLGKYTIPKSDLKYDSFGSPDVKVQAVSDSGLESSIESPKGSIDSVSVTDLIKTGNGLLWYVAPLILLALSFLLVPKLRRLIIGSFKGMRTKEGSAKIVERRTDQKETKEEKEPRERQLHQGREFNKKVDRMERPVKAEKVVKTTEEKRNRKTEPKIDRRATKRRGVRVREARKAKEPREARRSPREPRTTREPRKGRGA